The Gadus macrocephalus chromosome 13, ASM3116895v1 genome includes a window with the following:
- the nol8 gene encoding nucleolar protein 8 isoform X1, giving the protein MSKRLYIGGLSHTITQKDLRDRFGKFGSVEDVELRTRNDDEGVPYKTFGYINITISDSDFKKCMTVLNKAKWKGGTLQIEPAKESPLQRLDQERQARTLAQDSPAKPPKDNKEKVLDSLRTAGVENFHMKAAVPGTEVPGHKEWVVSKFGRVLPVLNLRCGKGSKSRSMKYDPSKHSHNIKRLEAEPDTTSVAQLTWEVPGGDDDISKKRRGEFPPTQPWRPKRTRTEPDPASADAEQTNGLAGGHTAEEEIHSISQGAPGPRVEEDILEVVRADFLARSRKFNQGGKGEEEEYDSADTDELLASNKPPPSSLQENARKRSLPSASGRDQKRRSLPLFQSPSSDEEDEEDKDNTDALKPSDPKADMSQQSQTTISRLKPSPVEDRNGEVEAENDEEDEVEEDSNKESENDEQAEVESDHDDEEEGDVESDHDEEADVVAENDQEAENDKDGDVEAEKDDEEEGNVESNDDEGSDEESDHEEEGDIESDGDDDSDYEAIFSNCTRLEISLADLQRIAKEAETTTPSMPQPPGGGAAAAAAGGPAAGAPSPRPKKGTTPEEILASLLEDDSGDDDRNNKKKKKKKRGSMAAMLPAFQGTSGLLGEKEEEKEEEGGGTSRRSQEPAEPCRVSQRAGTEPEPQEKVVPPPASTQKVKGGKVSVTNEEEDSSSSEEEEEVEKEAVPPASTRKMKGGKVSVTNEEADDDSSSEEEEVPPASIQKNKSSNITVTNEEEEEDDSSSEEEEVPPASIQKNKTSNISVTNEEEEEDDSSSEEEEVAPPASTQKIKGGNVSVMEDDDDDDSSSEEEEEVPPASTQKIKGGNMSVTKADEDDSSSSEEEEEVGVTATATASHLSQENSSSSSSEEEEEEDEEVEQQVAAAAGPDRVLDPKRQLLDNKKRLQAVVQRHQATQNQRSLIQGALASLDTSAAAPGQHIVFGSDEEEEEPDEAAAPANCKAPLKEKDLKKASGSKLFEDEEDEGEGDDDRFLIKPQFEGRAGRKLMAIQSGFGIDDRFRMDSRFAESDEEGEEEEKGEATGEVVKSGVEEEEECLDEERKTNLSILQSVLNDNPQLNTKPKAVAKTHTFRDVQALHYDPSRQEHEVFEDKMEDAAKEGKASRKKKKQKAAELPEVSKEMYYDVSAELKGVFGGGAPGGVAAPQEAPCWDRQEEAPEEEEQGETQGEAKEELSVFKFSFFQEETPAIKETEYRVEAIKEPRVSWQLESGFHDSSDEDEDEAAAAGVDDEEKVQQNSCDPAEESVMSCNRELFFYYPEDSRLTDGPLSFCRSTLLKENDWEEKRNALIQDCRNTHKKARRKCTKKR; this is encoded by the exons atGTCTAAGCGTCTTTACATAGGAGGACTCAGCCACACTATCACACAGAAAGACCTGCGGGACCGTTTCGGGAAGTTCGGCTCCGTGGAGGACGTGGAACTCCGAACCAGGAACGATGATGAGG GAGTGCCTTACAAGACATTTGGCTACATCAACATCACCATTTCAGACAGTGATTTCAAGAAAT GTATGACTGTTCTGAACAAGGCTAAATGGAAAGGAGGAACACTGCAGATCGAGCCTGCCAAGGAGAGTCCTCTGCAGAG ACTGGACCAGGAGCGTCAGGCCCGGACCCTGGCCCAGGACAGCCCCGCCAAACCCCCAAAGGACAACAAGGAGAAGGTCCTGGACTCCCTGAGGACCGCCGGAGTGGAGAACTTCCACATGAAGGCTGCTGTACCAGGGACCGAGGTCCCTGGACACAAG GAGTGGGTGGTGAGTAAGTTCGGCCGAGTGCTCCCCGTCCTGAACCTCCGGTGCGGGAAAGGCAGCAAGAGCAGGAGCATGAAGTACGACCCGTCCAAACACAGCCACAACATCAAGAGGCTGGAGGCCGAGCCCGACACCACCTCCGTGGCCCAGCTCACCTGGGAGGTCCCGGGGGGGGACGATGACATCAGCAAGAAGAGGAGGGGCGAGTTCCCCCCGACCCAGCCCTGGAGGCCCAAGAGAACCAGGACGGAGCCGGACCCAGCCAG TGCTGATGCTGAACAGACTAATGGTCTGGCTGGTGGCCACACGGCTGAGGAGGAGATCCACAGCATCTCCCAGGGTGCACCTGGGCCCAGAGTAGAGGAGGATATCCTGGAAGTGGTTCGAGCGGACTTCCTGGCGCGGTCCAGAAAGTTCAATCAAG gtgggaagggagaggaggaggagtacgaCTCGGCAGACACAGACGAGCTGCTGGCCTCCAACAAgcctccgccctcctccctccaaGAGAACGCCAGGAAACGCAGCCTCCCGTCGGCCTCCGGGAGAGACCAGAAGAGGAGATCTCTTCCTCTGTTCCAGTCGCCCTCCTCcgatgaagaggatgaagaggacaaGGATAACACGGACGCCCTCAAGCCATCAGACCCTAAAGCAGACATGAGCCAACAATCACAGACGACAATCTCCCGATTGAAACCTTCACCTGTGGAAGATAGAAATGGAGAGGTAGAGGCAGAgaatgatgaagaggatgaggtAGAGGAAGACAGTAACAAAGAGTCAGAGAATGATGAACAGGCTGAGGTAGAGTCAGAtcatgatgatgaagaagaaggtGATGTAGAGTCAGATCATGATGAAGAGGCTGATGTAGTGGCAGAGAATGACCAAGAGGCAGAGAATGATAAAGATGGTGATGTAGAGGCGGAGaaagatgatgaagaagaaggtAATGTAGAGTCAAATGATGACGAGGGCAGTGACGAAGAGTCAGATCatgaggaagagggagacatAGAGTCGGACGGCGATGACGATTCGGACTACGAAGCCATATTCTCAAACTGCACCAGACTGGAGATCTCCCTGGCTGACCTGCAGCGCATCGCCAAGGAGGCTGAAACTACAACTCCCAGCATGCCCCagcccccaggaggaggagcagcagcagcggcagcaggagGCCCGGCAGCAGGAGCGCCGTCTCCTCGTCCTAAGAAGGGAACCACTCCTGAGGAGATCCTAGCCAGCCTCCTGGAGGATGACAGCGGTGACGATGACAGGaacaacaagaagaagaagaagaagaagaggggcaGCATGGCGGCCATGCTCCCCGCCTTCCAGGGAACCAGCGGCCTgctgggggagaaggaggaggagaaggaggaggagggaggaggaaccaGCAGGAGGAGCCAGGAGCCAGCAGAACCCTGCAGGGTCTCTCAGAGGGCCGggacagaaccagaaccacagGAGAAGGTggttcctcctcctgcctccactCAGAAGGTCAAAGGTGGTAAGGTTTCTGTGACCAATGAGGAGGAAGACTCCTCCTcaagtgaagaggaggaggaggtggagaaggaggcggtTCCTCCTGCCTCCACTCGGAAGATGAAAGGTGGTAAAGTTTCTGTGACCAATGAGGAGGCAGACGACGACTCCtctagtgaggaggaggaggttcccCCTGCAtcaattcagaaaaacaagAGTAGTAACATTACTGTGaccaatgaggaggaggaggaggacgactcctctagtgaggaggaggaggttcccCCTGCATCAATACAGAAAAACAAGACTAGTAACATTTCTGTGaccaatgaggaggaggaggaggacgactcctccagtgaggaggaggaggtggcaccTCCTGCTTCAACTCAGAAGATCAAAGGTGGTAATGTTTCTGTGATGgaggatgacgatgacgacgactcctctagtgaggaggaagaggaggtcccTCCGGCCTCCACTCAGAAGATCAAAGGTGGTAACATGTCTGTGACCAAAGCCGACGAAGACGACTCTTCctccagtgaggaggaggaggaggttggggtgACGGCGACGGCGACGGCATCACACCTCAGTCAGGAGAATtcatccagcagcagcagcgaggaagaggaggaggaagatgaggaagtGGAGCAGCaggtggcagcagcagcagggccagaCAGAGTCCTGGACCCCAAGCGGCAGCTCCTGGACAACAAGAAGAGGCTGCAGGCTGTGGTCCAGAGGCACCAGGCCACCCAGAACCAGAGAAGCCTGATCCAGGGAGCCCTAGCCAGCCTG GACACGTCTGCTGCCGCCCCAGGCCAACACATCGTCTTCGGCtccgatgaagaggaggaggagcctgatGAGGCAGCAGCACCGGCCAACTGCAAGGCTCCTCTGAAAGAGAAG gacctgAAGAAGGCGTCAGGCTCCAAGCTGttcgaggatgaggaggatgaaggagagggggatgaTGACAGATTTCTGATCAAACCTCAGTTTGAAGGCCGAGCCGGACGCAAG ctgATGGCGATCCAGTCGGGCTTCGGGATAGACGATCGGTTCCGGATGGATTCTCGCTTCGCAGAGAGCgatgaagagggggaggaggaggagaagggggaggccACAGGCGAGG tggTGAAGAGTggagtggaggaagaggaggagtgtcTGGACGAGGAGAGGAAGACGAACCTGTCCATCCTGCAGAGCGTCCTGAATGACAACCCGCAGCTCAACACAAAGCCCAAGGCCGTCGCCAAGACGCACAccttcag AGATGTGCAGGCGCTGCACTACGACCCCAGCCGTCAGGAGCACGAGGTGTTTgaggacaagatggaggacgcCGCCAAAGAGGG caaGGCgagcaggaagaagaagaagcagaaggcgGCGGAGCTCCCGGAGGTTTCCAAGGAGATGTACTACGACGTGAGTGCGGAGCTGAAGGGTGTGTTCGGAGGGGGGGCGCCGGGGGGCGTCGCCGCCCCGCAGGAGGCCCCCTGCTGGGACCGCCAGGAGGAggccccggaggaggaggagcagggggagacgcagggggAGGCGAAGGAGGAGCTGTCCGTCTTCAAGTTCTCCTTCTTCCAAGAGGAGACGCCAGCGATCAAGGAGACAG agtatCGGGTGGAGGCCATCAAAGAGCCGCGGGTGTCGTGGCAACTCGAATCTGGTTTCCATGACAGCagcgatgaggatgaggacgaggctgctgctgctggggttgATGATGAAGAAAAGGTCCAACAGAACAGCTGTGATCCCGCAGA ggagAGCGTGATGTCTTGCAACAGGGAATTATTCTTCTACTACCCTGAGGACAGCAGACTGACAG acgGTCCTCTGTCATTCTGCCGCTCAACTCTCCTGAAGGAAAACGACTGGGAGGAGAAAAGAAACGCACTcatacag GACTGTCGCAATACCCACAAGAAAGCCCGCAGGAAATGCACCAAGAAGCGCTGA
- the nol8 gene encoding nucleolar protein 8 isoform X2 yields MSKRLYIGGLSHTITQKDLRDRFGKFGSVEDVELRTRNDDEGVPYKTFGYINITISDSDFKKCMTVLNKAKWKGGTLQIEPAKESPLQRLDQERQARTLAQDSPAKPPKDNKEKVLDSLRTAGVENFHMKAAVPGTEVPGHKEWVVSKFGRVLPVLNLRCGKGSKSRSMKYDPSKHSHNIKRLEAEPDTTSVAQLTWEVPGGDDDISKKRRGEFPPTQPWRPKRTRTEPDPASADAEQTNGLAGGHTAEEEIHSISQGAPGPRVEEDILEVVRADFLARSRKFNQGGKGEEEEYDSADTDELLASNKPPPSSLQENARKRSLPSASGRDQKRRSLPLFQSPSSDEEDEEDKDNTDALKPSDPKADMSQQSQTTISRLKPSPVEDRNGEVEAENDEEDEVEEDSNKESENDEQAEVESDHDDEEEGDVESDHDEEADVVAENDQEAENDKDGDVEAEKDDEEEGNVESNDDEGSDEESDHEEEGDIESDGDDDSDYEAIFSNCTRLEISLADLQRIAKEAETTTPSMPQPPGGGAAAAAAGGPAAGAPSPRPKKGTTPEEILASLLEDDSGDDDRNNKKKKKKKRGSMAAMLPAFQGTSGLLGEKEEEKEEEGGGTSRRSQEPAEPCRVSQRAGTEPEPQEKVVPPPASTQKVKGGKVSVTNEEEDSSSSEEEEEVEKEAVPPASTRKMKGGKVSVTNEEADDDSSSEEEEVPPASIQKNKTSNISVTNEEEEEDDSSSEEEEVAPPASTQKIKGGNVSVMEDDDDDDSSSEEEEEVPPASTQKIKGGNMSVTKADEDDSSSSEEEEEVGVTATATASHLSQENSSSSSSEEEEEEDEEVEQQVAAAAGPDRVLDPKRQLLDNKKRLQAVVQRHQATQNQRSLIQGALASLDTSAAAPGQHIVFGSDEEEEEPDEAAAPANCKAPLKEKDLKKASGSKLFEDEEDEGEGDDDRFLIKPQFEGRAGRKLMAIQSGFGIDDRFRMDSRFAESDEEGEEEEKGEATGEVVKSGVEEEEECLDEERKTNLSILQSVLNDNPQLNTKPKAVAKTHTFRDVQALHYDPSRQEHEVFEDKMEDAAKEGKASRKKKKQKAAELPEVSKEMYYDVSAELKGVFGGGAPGGVAAPQEAPCWDRQEEAPEEEEQGETQGEAKEELSVFKFSFFQEETPAIKETEYRVEAIKEPRVSWQLESGFHDSSDEDEDEAAAAGVDDEEKVQQNSCDPAEESVMSCNRELFFYYPEDSRLTDGPLSFCRSTLLKENDWEEKRNALIQDCRNTHKKARRKCTKKR; encoded by the exons atGTCTAAGCGTCTTTACATAGGAGGACTCAGCCACACTATCACACAGAAAGACCTGCGGGACCGTTTCGGGAAGTTCGGCTCCGTGGAGGACGTGGAACTCCGAACCAGGAACGATGATGAGG GAGTGCCTTACAAGACATTTGGCTACATCAACATCACCATTTCAGACAGTGATTTCAAGAAAT GTATGACTGTTCTGAACAAGGCTAAATGGAAAGGAGGAACACTGCAGATCGAGCCTGCCAAGGAGAGTCCTCTGCAGAG ACTGGACCAGGAGCGTCAGGCCCGGACCCTGGCCCAGGACAGCCCCGCCAAACCCCCAAAGGACAACAAGGAGAAGGTCCTGGACTCCCTGAGGACCGCCGGAGTGGAGAACTTCCACATGAAGGCTGCTGTACCAGGGACCGAGGTCCCTGGACACAAG GAGTGGGTGGTGAGTAAGTTCGGCCGAGTGCTCCCCGTCCTGAACCTCCGGTGCGGGAAAGGCAGCAAGAGCAGGAGCATGAAGTACGACCCGTCCAAACACAGCCACAACATCAAGAGGCTGGAGGCCGAGCCCGACACCACCTCCGTGGCCCAGCTCACCTGGGAGGTCCCGGGGGGGGACGATGACATCAGCAAGAAGAGGAGGGGCGAGTTCCCCCCGACCCAGCCCTGGAGGCCCAAGAGAACCAGGACGGAGCCGGACCCAGCCAG TGCTGATGCTGAACAGACTAATGGTCTGGCTGGTGGCCACACGGCTGAGGAGGAGATCCACAGCATCTCCCAGGGTGCACCTGGGCCCAGAGTAGAGGAGGATATCCTGGAAGTGGTTCGAGCGGACTTCCTGGCGCGGTCCAGAAAGTTCAATCAAG gtgggaagggagaggaggaggagtacgaCTCGGCAGACACAGACGAGCTGCTGGCCTCCAACAAgcctccgccctcctccctccaaGAGAACGCCAGGAAACGCAGCCTCCCGTCGGCCTCCGGGAGAGACCAGAAGAGGAGATCTCTTCCTCTGTTCCAGTCGCCCTCCTCcgatgaagaggatgaagaggacaaGGATAACACGGACGCCCTCAAGCCATCAGACCCTAAAGCAGACATGAGCCAACAATCACAGACGACAATCTCCCGATTGAAACCTTCACCTGTGGAAGATAGAAATGGAGAGGTAGAGGCAGAgaatgatgaagaggatgaggtAGAGGAAGACAGTAACAAAGAGTCAGAGAATGATGAACAGGCTGAGGTAGAGTCAGAtcatgatgatgaagaagaaggtGATGTAGAGTCAGATCATGATGAAGAGGCTGATGTAGTGGCAGAGAATGACCAAGAGGCAGAGAATGATAAAGATGGTGATGTAGAGGCGGAGaaagatgatgaagaagaaggtAATGTAGAGTCAAATGATGACGAGGGCAGTGACGAAGAGTCAGATCatgaggaagagggagacatAGAGTCGGACGGCGATGACGATTCGGACTACGAAGCCATATTCTCAAACTGCACCAGACTGGAGATCTCCCTGGCTGACCTGCAGCGCATCGCCAAGGAGGCTGAAACTACAACTCCCAGCATGCCCCagcccccaggaggaggagcagcagcagcggcagcaggagGCCCGGCAGCAGGAGCGCCGTCTCCTCGTCCTAAGAAGGGAACCACTCCTGAGGAGATCCTAGCCAGCCTCCTGGAGGATGACAGCGGTGACGATGACAGGaacaacaagaagaagaagaagaagaagaggggcaGCATGGCGGCCATGCTCCCCGCCTTCCAGGGAACCAGCGGCCTgctgggggagaaggaggaggagaaggaggaggagggaggaggaaccaGCAGGAGGAGCCAGGAGCCAGCAGAACCCTGCAGGGTCTCTCAGAGGGCCGggacagaaccagaaccacagGAGAAGGTggttcctcctcctgcctccactCAGAAGGTCAAAGGTGGTAAGGTTTCTGTGACCAATGAGGAGGAAGACTCCTCCTcaagtgaagaggaggaggaggtggagaaggaggcggtTCCTCCTGCCTCCACTCGGAAGATGAAAGGTGGTAAAGTTTCTGTGACCAATGAGGAGGCAGACGACGACTCCtctagtgaggaggaggag gttcccCCTGCATCAATACAGAAAAACAAGACTAGTAACATTTCTGTGaccaatgaggaggaggaggaggacgactcctccagtgaggaggaggaggtggcaccTCCTGCTTCAACTCAGAAGATCAAAGGTGGTAATGTTTCTGTGATGgaggatgacgatgacgacgactcctctagtgaggaggaagaggaggtcccTCCGGCCTCCACTCAGAAGATCAAAGGTGGTAACATGTCTGTGACCAAAGCCGACGAAGACGACTCTTCctccagtgaggaggaggaggaggttggggtgACGGCGACGGCGACGGCATCACACCTCAGTCAGGAGAATtcatccagcagcagcagcgaggaagaggaggaggaagatgaggaagtGGAGCAGCaggtggcagcagcagcagggccagaCAGAGTCCTGGACCCCAAGCGGCAGCTCCTGGACAACAAGAAGAGGCTGCAGGCTGTGGTCCAGAGGCACCAGGCCACCCAGAACCAGAGAAGCCTGATCCAGGGAGCCCTAGCCAGCCTG GACACGTCTGCTGCCGCCCCAGGCCAACACATCGTCTTCGGCtccgatgaagaggaggaggagcctgatGAGGCAGCAGCACCGGCCAACTGCAAGGCTCCTCTGAAAGAGAAG gacctgAAGAAGGCGTCAGGCTCCAAGCTGttcgaggatgaggaggatgaaggagagggggatgaTGACAGATTTCTGATCAAACCTCAGTTTGAAGGCCGAGCCGGACGCAAG ctgATGGCGATCCAGTCGGGCTTCGGGATAGACGATCGGTTCCGGATGGATTCTCGCTTCGCAGAGAGCgatgaagagggggaggaggaggagaagggggaggccACAGGCGAGG tggTGAAGAGTggagtggaggaagaggaggagtgtcTGGACGAGGAGAGGAAGACGAACCTGTCCATCCTGCAGAGCGTCCTGAATGACAACCCGCAGCTCAACACAAAGCCCAAGGCCGTCGCCAAGACGCACAccttcag AGATGTGCAGGCGCTGCACTACGACCCCAGCCGTCAGGAGCACGAGGTGTTTgaggacaagatggaggacgcCGCCAAAGAGGG caaGGCgagcaggaagaagaagaagcagaaggcgGCGGAGCTCCCGGAGGTTTCCAAGGAGATGTACTACGACGTGAGTGCGGAGCTGAAGGGTGTGTTCGGAGGGGGGGCGCCGGGGGGCGTCGCCGCCCCGCAGGAGGCCCCCTGCTGGGACCGCCAGGAGGAggccccggaggaggaggagcagggggagacgcagggggAGGCGAAGGAGGAGCTGTCCGTCTTCAAGTTCTCCTTCTTCCAAGAGGAGACGCCAGCGATCAAGGAGACAG agtatCGGGTGGAGGCCATCAAAGAGCCGCGGGTGTCGTGGCAACTCGAATCTGGTTTCCATGACAGCagcgatgaggatgaggacgaggctgctgctgctggggttgATGATGAAGAAAAGGTCCAACAGAACAGCTGTGATCCCGCAGA ggagAGCGTGATGTCTTGCAACAGGGAATTATTCTTCTACTACCCTGAGGACAGCAGACTGACAG acgGTCCTCTGTCATTCTGCCGCTCAACTCTCCTGAAGGAAAACGACTGGGAGGAGAAAAGAAACGCACTcatacag GACTGTCGCAATACCCACAAGAAAGCCCGCAGGAAATGCACCAAGAAGCGCTGA